One window of the Mycteria americana isolate JAX WOST 10 ecotype Jacksonville Zoo and Gardens unplaced genomic scaffold, USCA_MyAme_1.0 Scaffold_37, whole genome shotgun sequence genome contains the following:
- the LOC142403508 gene encoding olfactory receptor 14A16-like, whose protein sequence is MSNNSSSITPFLLLAFADMRELQLLHFWLFLGIYLAALLGNGLIIIAIACDHHLHTPMYFFLLNLSLLDLGSISTTVPKSMANSLWDTRTISYGGCAAQVFWFLFFVSSEYYLLTVMAYDRYVAICKPLHYVTVMDSRACIKMAAAAWGSGFLNAVLHIGNTFSIPFCQGNAVEQFFCEIPQLLKLSCSHSYVRKAGFTVVSLCVACGCFLFLVLSYVQIFTVVLRIPSEQGRHKAFSMCLPHVAVVSLFASSAMFAYLKSHSSSFPALNLVVAVLYAVVPPAVNPLIYSMRNQELKEALKRLIRCLLLQQE, encoded by the coding sequence ATGTCcaacaacagcagctccatcaccccattcctcctcctggcgtttgcagacatgcgggagctgcagctcttgcacttctggctcttcctgggcatctacctggctgccctcctgggcaacggcctcatcatcatcgccatagcctgtgaccaccatctccacacccccatgtacttcttcctcctcaacctctccctcctcgacttgggctccatctccaccactgtccccaaatccatggccaattccctctgggacaccaggaccaTATCCTatggaggatgtgctgcccaggtcttttggtttctcttctttgtttcttcagagtaTTACCTTCTGaccgtcatggcctatgaccgctatgtagccatctgcaaacccctgcactatgtgACCGTCATGGACAGCCGAGCTTGcatcaaaatggcagcagctgcctggggcagtggtttcctcaatGCGGTGCTGCACAttggaaacacattttccattccattctgccaaggcaatgctgtggagcagttcttctgtgaaatcccccagctcctcaagctctcctgctcgcACTCCTACGTCAGGAAAGCTGGGTTTACTGTGGTCAGTCTTTGTGTAGCTTGTgggtgttttctgttccttgtcctgtcctatgtgcagatatTCACGgttgtgctgaggatcccctctgagcagggacggcacaaggccttttccatgtgcctccctcacgtggccgtggtctccctgtttgccagctctgccatgtttgcctacctgaagtcCCACTCAAGCTCATTCCCAGCTCTGAATCTTGTGGTGGCCGTTCTGTAtgcagtggtgcctccagcagtgaaccccctcatctacagcatgaggaatcAGGAGCTCAAAGAGGCACTAAAGAGACTGATCCGctgtctgctgttgcagcaggaaTAA
- the LOC142403520 gene encoding olfactory receptor 14C36-like: protein MANSSSITQFLLLPFTDTWELQLLHFWLFLGIYLAALLGNGLIITAVACDCRLHTPMYFFLFNLSFLDLGFISTTVPKSMANSLWDTRDISYAGCTAQVFLFAFLITEEISLLTIMAYDHYVAICKPLHYGTLLGSRACANMAAAAWGSGFLNAMVHTANTFSLPLCQGNAINQFFCEIPQILKLSCSNSYLREVGVVLVGICLTSGCFIFIVLSYVQIFRAVLRIPSEQGRHKVFSTWLPHLSVVSLFASSAMFAYLKPPSIASPSLDLVMAVLYSVVPPTLNPLIYSMRNKELKDAIRKVISWMFLHSDKLPFSLHK, encoded by the coding sequence atggccaacagcagctccatcacccagttcctcctcctgccattcacGGAcacatgggagctgcagctcttgcacttctggctcttcctgggcatctacctggctgccctcctgggcaacggcctcatcatcaccgccgtagcctgtgactgccgcctccacacccccatgtacttcttcctcttcaaCCTCTCCTTCCTTGACCTGGGCTTCATCTCCactactgtccccaaatccatggccaattccctctgggacaccagggacatttcctatgcaggatgcactgcccaagtgtttctgtttgccttcttgaTTACAGAAGAgatttctcttctcaccatcatggcctatgaccactatgttgccatctgcaaacccttgCACTATGGGacgctcctgggcagcagagcttgtgccaacatggcagcagctgcctggggcagtggttttctCAATGCTATggtgcacactgccaatacattttcactaccactctgccaaggcaatgccataaaccagttcttctgtgaaattccccagatcctcaagctctcctgctccaattcctacctcagggaagttggggttgttttggttggTATCTGTTTAACATctgggtgttttattttcattgtgctgtcctatgtgcagatcttcagggccgtgctgaggatcccctctgagcagggacggcacaaagtcTTTTCCACGTGGCTCCCTCACCTgtctgtggtctccctgtttgccagttctgccatgtttgcctacctgaagcccccttcCATCGCTTCCCCTTCCCTAGATCTGgtgatggctgttctgtactcagtggtacCTCCAACgttgaaccccctcatctacagcatgaggaacaaggagctcaaggatgccatTAGGAAAGTGATTTCATGGATGTTTCTCCATAGTGATaaacttcccttctctctgcacaaaTGA